From Brevibacillus marinus, a single genomic window includes:
- the ptsP gene encoding phosphoenolpyruvate--protein phosphotransferase, translated as MTKGIAASPGYAAGPVFRLQEAELTTPRHTIAADGAEQEWTALQEALERSKADVRATIQRVAEQVGAEESAIFESHLMILDDPTLADDIRAEIVANGKNAAWAVDEVFGKHEALFAALDDPYLKERASDFRDLKKRVLRHLLGIAEATLESLNEAVVLVAYDLTPSDTARLNPQTIKGIITEIGGTTSHTAILARNLQIPAVVGCPEITKLLATGDLVALDGCSGEVICHPTPAQLQAYQEKQAAFRAEKERWQASAKALAVTADGRRIEVAANIGSPAEVKAALEHGAEAIGLFRSEFLFLERDTLPDEEEQFAAYRQVAAEMAGRPVIIRTLDIGGDKQAPALPLEKELNPFLGLRAIRLCLEQKALFLTQLRAILRASHYGKLRIMFPMIATEAELTQALAVLEEAKAALRREGVPFDEQIETGVMIEVPSAAIIADKLAPYVDFFSIGSNDLIQYTFAADRMNQKVGYLYDPGHPAILRLIKQVVEHAAAHGIWVGVCGEMAGVPEFAKALIGMGVQELSMTASLIPRIKHEIMQGRYREWAEQVRQAL; from the coding sequence ATGACAAAAGGGATTGCCGCCTCGCCCGGTTACGCCGCCGGACCGGTTTTTCGCCTGCAGGAAGCGGAGCTGACCACTCCCCGGCACACGATTGCCGCGGACGGCGCGGAACAGGAATGGACCGCGCTGCAGGAGGCCCTGGAGCGGAGCAAAGCGGATGTGCGAGCGACCATCCAACGGGTGGCGGAACAAGTGGGGGCGGAAGAGAGCGCGATCTTTGAATCCCACTTGATGATCCTCGACGATCCGACGCTGGCCGACGACATCCGGGCGGAAATCGTGGCGAACGGGAAAAATGCCGCTTGGGCGGTGGATGAGGTTTTTGGCAAACACGAAGCGCTGTTCGCCGCGCTGGACGACCCCTACCTGAAGGAGCGGGCCAGTGATTTTCGCGACCTGAAAAAGCGCGTGCTGCGGCATCTGCTGGGGATCGCGGAGGCCACGCTGGAATCGCTGAACGAAGCGGTGGTCCTCGTCGCCTACGATTTGACGCCGTCTGACACCGCCCGGTTGAATCCGCAGACGATCAAAGGGATCATTACCGAGATTGGCGGCACGACCAGCCATACCGCCATCCTCGCCCGCAATCTGCAGATCCCCGCTGTGGTCGGCTGTCCGGAGATCACCAAGCTGCTGGCAACCGGCGATCTGGTCGCCCTGGACGGCTGCAGCGGAGAGGTGATCTGCCATCCCACTCCCGCTCAGCTGCAGGCATACCAGGAGAAGCAAGCGGCGTTCCGCGCCGAAAAAGAGCGCTGGCAAGCTTCCGCCAAGGCGCTGGCGGTTACGGCGGACGGGCGGCGGATCGAAGTGGCCGCCAACATCGGCAGCCCGGCAGAAGTGAAAGCCGCGCTGGAGCACGGCGCGGAAGCGATCGGCTTGTTCCGCTCCGAGTTTCTCTTCCTGGAACGGGACACGCTGCCGGATGAAGAAGAGCAGTTTGCAGCGTATCGGCAGGTGGCGGCGGAAATGGCCGGCCGGCCGGTGATCATCCGCACGCTGGACATCGGCGGTGACAAGCAGGCACCGGCGCTGCCGCTGGAGAAAGAGCTGAATCCGTTTCTCGGGCTGCGCGCGATTCGCCTCTGCCTGGAACAAAAAGCGCTGTTTCTCACCCAGCTGCGGGCCATCCTGCGCGCCAGCCACTACGGCAAACTGCGGATCATGTTTCCGATGATCGCGACCGAAGCGGAGCTGACCCAGGCACTGGCGGTGCTGGAAGAGGCAAAAGCAGCTTTGCGGCGGGAAGGGGTGCCGTTTGACGAGCAGATCGAGACCGGGGTGATGATCGAAGTGCCATCCGCGGCGATCATCGCCGACAAGTTGGCGCCGTACGTGGACTTTTTCAGCATCGGCTCCAACGATCTGATCCAGTACACATTCGCCGCCGACCGGATGAACCAAAAAGTGGGGTATCTCTACGATCCCGGTCACCCCGCGATCCTGCGGCTGATCAAACAAGTGGTGGAGCACGCCGCGGCGCACGGCATCTGGGTCGGGGTCTGCGGCGAGATGGCGGGCGTGCCGGAATTCGCCAAAGCGTTGATCGGGATGGGGGTGCAGGAGCTGAGCATGACCGCCAGCCTGATCCCGCGGATCAAGCACGAAATCATGCAGGGTCGTTACCGGGAATGGGCGGAACAAGTGCGCCAGGCTCTGTAG
- a CDS encoding cytochrome C oxidase subunit IV family protein translates to MEKDVRREADASISEADRVHRHTGAKNHLITFVVSLLLTALAFVAVASGTVERGTLVWLLLFLAFVQALFQLYIWMHMEQKGHGFAALCLYSGAGVALVTVISFVLWVWW, encoded by the coding sequence ATGGAAAAGGACGTGCGGCGCGAAGCGGATGCATCTATATCGGAAGCGGATCGAGTGCATCGCCACACGGGTGCGAAGAACCACCTGATCACCTTTGTGGTTTCGCTCCTCCTTACCGCGCTCGCATTTGTTGCCGTGGCCAGCGGTACCGTGGAGCGCGGCACACTGGTTTGGCTGTTGTTGTTCCTGGCCTTCGTGCAGGCGTTGTTTCAGCTCTACATCTGGATGCACATGGAGCAAAAAGGCCACGGATTCGCCGCCTTGTGCTTGTACAGCGGCGCAGGTGTGGCGCTGGTCACCGTGATTTCGTTTGTTTTGTGGGTGTGGTGGTGA
- a CDS encoding cytochrome (ubi)quinol oxidase subunit III, translating into MSTQHAVHQTLPPEPERATLEGRNKVLGFWLFLAGECVLFGSLFATFVALRDQTNGGPAAAELFQLPMVALTTVILLTSSLTSVLGILAMHRNKLAQTQAWFVVTVLLGLFFLGLEIYEFVEYYRHGHRLTSSAFGSAFYTLVGFHGGHVLFGILWISLLIAQSFKKGLTVVTAPKFYVASLYWHFVDLVWVFIFTVVYLMGMVA; encoded by the coding sequence GTGAGCACACAACACGCAGTGCACCAAACGCTGCCGCCCGAGCCGGAACGGGCCACCCTCGAAGGGCGCAACAAGGTGCTTGGCTTTTGGCTTTTCCTGGCCGGCGAGTGCGTCCTGTTCGGCAGTTTGTTCGCCACCTTTGTCGCGCTGCGCGACCAGACAAACGGCGGCCCCGCCGCGGCGGAACTGTTCCAGCTGCCGATGGTGGCGCTGACCACCGTTATTCTGTTGACCAGCAGCCTGACCAGCGTGTTGGGCATCCTGGCGATGCATCGCAACAAATTGGCGCAGACGCAGGCCTGGTTTGTCGTCACCGTCCTGTTGGGACTATTTTTCCTGGGGCTGGAGATTTACGAGTTTGTGGAATACTACCGACACGGGCACAGGCTGACCAGCAGCGCATTCGGTTCCGCTTTCTACACGCTGGTCGGATTCCACGGCGGTCACGTCTTGTTTGGCATTCTCTGGATCAGCCTGCTGATCGCCCAGTCGTTCAAAAAAGGGCTGACGGTCGTCACCGCGCCCAAGTTTTACGTGGCCAGTCTCTACTGGCACTTTGTCGACCTCGTCTGGGTGTTTATTTTTACCGTAGTTTACTTGATGGGGATGGTGGCGTAA
- a CDS encoding aldehyde dehydrogenase family protein: protein MERHYPLYVNGEWIATEETFPVYHKYTGQVLARVAKAEQEHVRQAVTAARAAFARSELTPSQRSQILQTAAEIVQERRDELERSLVREVGKTRKDAAGELERVINTLRLSAEEAKRIAGEMVPLHATPGAENRIGFALRVPRGVIAAITPFNYPLLLTTHKLAPAIAAGNTVVLKPASFTPLASFQLVEILEQAGLPKGHVNIVTGSGSEVGEWLLADERIAMYTFTGSAEVGRQIKQRSGLRPVALELGNNSPNIVHSDADLKQAAAIIAQRSFHNAGQACIAVQRILVQEAVCEAFTAEYLACVKQLRVGDPEDPATDVGPMISEKEAVRAEAWVREALQAGARLLYGGQREGALLYPTVLTDTRPEMKVNCLEVFAPVVTIQPYQTIEEAFALANDSAYGLQAGIFTSSLEVAMQAAKKLEYGGVIINDVSTYRNDVMPYGGVKNSGLGKEGPRYAIEEMTDLRMVVLNLKA, encoded by the coding sequence ATGGAACGTCATTATCCGCTGTACGTGAACGGCGAATGGATTGCCACGGAAGAGACATTTCCCGTCTATCACAAGTACACGGGGCAGGTGTTGGCCCGCGTCGCGAAAGCGGAGCAGGAGCACGTCCGCCAGGCGGTCACGGCTGCCAGAGCAGCTTTTGCGCGCAGCGAGCTGACGCCATCTCAGCGCTCGCAGATCCTGCAAACCGCTGCGGAGATTGTGCAAGAGCGGCGGGATGAGCTGGAACGCTCGCTGGTCAGGGAAGTGGGCAAGACGCGCAAAGACGCTGCCGGTGAGCTGGAACGGGTGATCAACACGCTGCGTCTGTCGGCTGAGGAAGCAAAGCGGATCGCCGGCGAGATGGTGCCGCTGCACGCGACGCCGGGGGCGGAGAATCGGATCGGCTTTGCGCTCCGCGTGCCGCGCGGCGTGATCGCCGCGATCACCCCGTTTAACTACCCGCTCTTGCTCACCACCCATAAGCTGGCGCCGGCGATTGCCGCGGGCAATACGGTGGTCCTGAAACCCGCTTCTTTTACGCCGCTCGCCTCGTTTCAACTGGTGGAAATCCTGGAGCAGGCCGGTCTGCCCAAAGGGCACGTAAACATCGTGACGGGCTCGGGAAGCGAGGTGGGCGAATGGCTGTTGGCAGATGAGCGAATTGCGATGTACACCTTTACCGGTTCGGCGGAAGTGGGCAGGCAGATCAAACAGCGCAGCGGGCTCCGCCCGGTTGCACTCGAGTTGGGGAACAATTCGCCCAATATCGTGCACAGCGACGCCGATCTGAAGCAGGCCGCAGCGATCATTGCGCAGCGCAGCTTTCACAACGCCGGCCAGGCCTGCATCGCCGTACAGCGCATCCTCGTCCAGGAAGCGGTCTGCGAGGCGTTTACCGCGGAGTACCTGGCTTGCGTCAAGCAGCTGCGGGTCGGCGATCCGGAAGATCCCGCCACCGACGTAGGACCGATGATCAGCGAAAAGGAAGCGGTTCGCGCAGAAGCGTGGGTGCGGGAGGCCCTGCAGGCGGGGGCGCGTCTGCTGTACGGCGGCCAACGGGAGGGGGCGCTGCTGTATCCGACCGTGCTGACCGACACCCGTCCGGAGATGAAGGTGAACTGTTTGGAAGTGTTCGCGCCCGTGGTCACGATTCAACCTTATCAGACGATTGAGGAGGCGTTCGCCTTGGCCAACGATTCCGCCTACGGCCTACAGGCGGGAATTTTCACCAGCAGCCTGGAGGTGGCGATGCAGGCCGCCAAAAAACTGGAATACGGCGGCGTGATCATCAACGATGTCTCCACCTACCGGAATGACGTGATGCCGTATGGCGGCGTGAAAAACAGCGGTTTGGGGAAGGAAGGACCGCGCTACGCGATCGAAGAGATGACCGATTTGCGCATGGTTGTGTTGAACCTGAAGGCGTGA
- a CDS encoding DUF420 domain-containing protein, which yields MSPQLISLTLTSFIVTSAVLTAIGWYLIRKKKLKQHQYVMVAASVFATLFFVLYVAKTFLVGSTQFGGTGQAKVAYLIFLAFHIVLATVAGAMGIVTLVFAYKKQFHKHKRIGPWASAIWFCSAASGVVVYLLLYVFYPSGVTKSVTELISQ from the coding sequence ATGTCACCGCAACTGATTTCGCTGACCCTCACCAGCTTTATCGTGACGAGCGCTGTACTCACCGCGATCGGCTGGTACTTGATCCGGAAGAAGAAGCTGAAGCAGCATCAATACGTGATGGTGGCTGCTTCCGTCTTTGCCACGCTGTTTTTTGTCCTGTATGTCGCCAAGACCTTTCTCGTCGGATCAACCCAGTTTGGCGGCACCGGTCAGGCCAAAGTCGCCTATTTGATCTTTCTCGCCTTTCATATCGTACTGGCTACCGTCGCCGGCGCGATGGGGATTGTCACGCTGGTATTCGCTTACAAAAAACAGTTTCACAAGCACAAGCGGATTGGCCCCTGGGCCTCCGCCATCTGGTTTTGTTCCGCCGCCAGCGGGGTGGTGGTCTACCTGTTGCTGTACGTCTTCTATCCGAGCGGGGTCACGAAAAGCGTGACGGAATTGATTTCCCAGTAA
- a CDS encoding sugar-binding domain-containing protein, translating to MDSWTEKRELVRVAKLYYMQGLTQADIAQKIGVTRPIISKLLQRAKEMGIVEIIIKDETVSMVELEQQLERLYALEEAIVVPAAEHDSPELVKQEVGKAAALHLSKLIGSCPSRNGSPGSSATI from the coding sequence ATGGATAGCTGGACAGAGAAACGGGAACTGGTACGCGTAGCCAAACTGTACTACATGCAAGGATTGACGCAGGCGGACATCGCCCAGAAAATCGGCGTGACCCGTCCGATCATCTCCAAACTGCTGCAGCGGGCAAAAGAGATGGGGATTGTGGAGATCATCATCAAGGATGAAACGGTAAGCATGGTTGAATTGGAGCAGCAATTGGAGCGTCTATACGCGCTGGAGGAAGCGATCGTGGTGCCCGCAGCCGAGCACGACAGCCCGGAGCTGGTCAAGCAGGAGGTGGGCAAAGCGGCAGCGCTCCATCTGTCCAAACTGATCGGATCTTGTCCAAGCCGAAACGGATCACCCGGGAGTTCCGCGACGATCTGA
- a CDS encoding TatD family hydrolase — MIDVHIHLEQYPAAQLASLIGQWQAAGVHKVVAVSTDLASSYRTLELKVRFPDFVCAAVGFHPERLPPSEREMAEMTSLIRRERHLLQAIGEVGLPHYELARLPDGALAQQLEVLRHFAALARELALPLLLHAVHDKAELALACLRAYAGVKAHFHWLKAEAPVVAQIVAGGHYLSLTPEVCYRERDQRLARQIPLERLLLETDGPWPFSGPFAGVPTSPLLLFQAAETIAMIKEVTPAQLIRQCTENAKRLFALASPASGETG, encoded by the coding sequence GTGATCGATGTCCATATTCATTTGGAACAGTATCCCGCGGCGCAACTCGCCTCGCTGATCGGACAGTGGCAGGCAGCCGGGGTCCACAAAGTGGTGGCGGTCTCCACCGACCTCGCCTCTTCCTACCGGACGCTGGAGCTGAAAGTACGGTTTCCCGATTTCGTCTGTGCCGCTGTCGGCTTTCATCCGGAACGGCTCCCGCCCAGCGAGCGGGAAATGGCAGAGATGACCTCCCTGATCCGCCGTGAACGGCATTTGCTGCAGGCGATTGGCGAGGTGGGCTTGCCGCACTACGAGCTGGCCCGTCTCCCGGACGGGGCGCTGGCGCAGCAGCTGGAAGTGCTCCGGCACTTTGCCGCGCTGGCCCGCGAATTGGCGCTGCCGCTGCTGTTGCATGCCGTCCACGACAAAGCGGAGCTGGCGCTTGCCTGCCTTCGCGCGTACGCCGGCGTCAAGGCCCACTTCCACTGGTTAAAAGCGGAAGCGCCCGTCGTCGCCCAGATCGTGGCTGGCGGTCACTACCTCTCGCTGACCCCGGAGGTCTGCTACCGGGAGCGGGATCAGCGGTTGGCCCGGCAAATCCCGCTGGAGCGGCTGCTGCTGGAGACGGACGGCCCGTGGCCTTTTTCCGGACCGTTTGCCGGTGTGCCGACGAGTCCGCTTCTGCTTTTTCAAGCGGCAGAAACGATCGCGATGATCAAAGAGGTGACGCCGGCACAGCTGATCCGGCAGTGTACGGAAAACGCCAAGCGCTTGTTCGCCCTCGCGTCCCCCGCAAGCGGCGAAACGGGCTGA
- a CDS encoding tartrate dehydrogenase, producing MKHYAIAVIAGDGIGPEVMEQGLHVLRTLERVHGGISFETTAFDWNCRYYLRHGMMMPADGLEILKDFDAILLGAIGSPDVPDHISVWELILPIRRTFQQYVNLRPIKLLRGLASPLRGKGHEQLDFVVVRENTEGEYSNMGGRLHSGTPYELAVQNSVFTRFGIERVVRYAFSLAAGAGKRRLAVATKSNGINYTMPFWDEVVLELSRDYPRIETRLYHIDALAAAFVERPEQFEVVVASNLFGDILTDLGAALVGGLGLAPSGNINPEKRYPSMFEPIHGSAPDIAGKGIANPLAQIWSISMMLDHLGHRDLGRLVLDSIEDVLLKGEVRTPDIGGTATTREMGEAIARQLESNA from the coding sequence ATGAAGCATTACGCGATTGCCGTGATTGCCGGTGACGGAATCGGCCCGGAGGTAATGGAGCAGGGACTGCATGTCTTGCGGACGCTGGAGCGGGTTCACGGCGGGATTTCCTTTGAAACGACCGCCTTTGACTGGAACTGCCGTTATTACTTGCGTCACGGCATGATGATGCCAGCGGACGGACTGGAGATCCTGAAAGATTTTGACGCGATTCTGCTCGGCGCGATCGGTTCGCCGGACGTTCCCGATCACATCTCGGTCTGGGAGTTGATTCTGCCGATTCGGCGGACGTTTCAGCAATACGTCAACCTGCGGCCGATCAAGCTGCTGCGCGGCTTGGCCAGCCCGCTGCGCGGGAAGGGGCACGAACAGCTGGATTTCGTCGTCGTCCGCGAGAATACGGAAGGGGAGTACTCCAACATGGGCGGGCGGCTGCACAGCGGCACGCCCTACGAGCTGGCCGTCCAGAACAGCGTCTTCACCCGGTTTGGCATCGAACGGGTGGTTCGCTACGCCTTTTCCCTGGCAGCGGGGGCGGGAAAAAGGCGGCTGGCGGTGGCCACCAAATCAAACGGCATCAATTACACGATGCCGTTCTGGGACGAGGTAGTCCTTGAGCTCAGCCGGGACTATCCGCGGATCGAGACGCGTTTGTACCACATTGACGCACTGGCGGCCGCGTTTGTCGAGCGTCCGGAACAGTTCGAGGTGGTCGTGGCCAGCAACCTGTTTGGCGATATCCTGACCGATCTGGGAGCGGCGCTGGTCGGCGGGTTGGGGTTGGCTCCCTCCGGCAACATCAATCCGGAGAAGCGGTACCCCTCGATGTTCGAACCGATTCACGGTTCGGCGCCGGACATCGCGGGCAAAGGAATCGCCAATCCGCTGGCGCAGATCTGGAGCATCAGCATGATGCTGGACCACCTGGGTCATCGCGACCTTGGCCGGCTTGTTCTGGACAGCATCGAGGATGTGCTGCTGAAAGGCGAGGTGAGGACGCCGGACATCGGGGGAACCGCGACGACCCGGGAGATGGGCGAGGCCATCGCCCGGCAGCTGGAGAGCAATGCGTAA
- a CDS encoding sigma-54 interaction domain-containing protein — translation MVHAQMNGINLHIQAILDASHDGIIAVDKNAVITLVNRNAMEILGLPEGIVGEKITNYIPNSDMLRILASGKREIGDIATILNRHIVINRLPIILDNEIVGAVSTFKEITDIQKMELRIRKQLTESGLEAKYRLEQIVGQSSAIREVKQLAAQFAKTDATVLILGESGTGKELFAQGIHLGSARSSGPFVAVNCAALPGNLLESELFGYEEGAFTGAKKGGKPGLFELAHGGTLFLDEIGEMSLPIQSMLLRVLQEKKVRRIGGEKLIPVDVRIVAATNRDLEEMIRQKQFRSDLYYRINVLTLEIPPLRSRLEDIPALTRSIMEEVMERVDKRITGIDPAVFRVFQQYEWPGNVRELRNVVERMVLLADKAWLDSGDLAFFLRKLKQRGKTEAAEASWAETERMLILSTLQQTNGNKSEAAKRLGMDRTTLWRKLRKLQLR, via the coding sequence ATGGTGCATGCTCAGATGAACGGAATCAATTTGCACATCCAAGCGATATTGGATGCATCGCACGACGGGATCATCGCGGTTGACAAAAACGCGGTCATCACACTGGTGAACCGCAACGCCATGGAAATTCTCGGACTGCCGGAGGGGATCGTCGGAGAAAAGATCACGAACTACATCCCCAATTCCGACATGCTGCGGATTTTGGCCAGCGGCAAGCGGGAGATTGGCGACATCGCCACGATTCTCAACCGGCATATCGTCATCAACCGCCTGCCGATCATCCTTGACAACGAAATCGTCGGAGCGGTTTCCACCTTCAAGGAGATTACCGACATTCAGAAGATGGAACTGCGGATTCGCAAGCAGCTGACGGAAAGCGGATTGGAGGCGAAGTACCGCCTGGAACAGATCGTAGGCCAGTCGAGCGCGATCCGCGAGGTCAAGCAGCTCGCCGCACAGTTCGCGAAGACGGACGCGACCGTGCTGATCCTCGGGGAGTCCGGGACGGGCAAGGAGTTGTTTGCGCAAGGAATCCACCTGGGCAGCGCCCGCTCGTCCGGCCCGTTCGTCGCCGTCAACTGTGCCGCTCTGCCGGGGAACCTGCTGGAGAGCGAACTGTTCGGCTATGAGGAAGGAGCGTTCACGGGGGCGAAAAAAGGGGGCAAGCCCGGATTGTTTGAACTGGCCCACGGCGGGACGCTGTTTCTCGACGAGATCGGGGAAATGTCGCTGCCGATCCAATCCATGCTGCTGCGCGTGCTGCAGGAGAAAAAGGTGCGCCGAATCGGCGGCGAGAAACTGATCCCGGTTGACGTGCGGATCGTGGCCGCGACCAACCGGGACCTGGAAGAGATGATCCGGCAAAAGCAGTTTCGTTCCGACCTCTACTACCGGATTAACGTGTTGACGCTGGAAATTCCGCCGCTGCGCAGCCGCCTGGAGGATATACCGGCGCTGACGCGGTCGATCATGGAGGAGGTGATGGAGCGGGTCGACAAGCGGATCACGGGCATTGATCCGGCCGTCTTCCGGGTTTTTCAGCAGTACGAATGGCCCGGCAACGTGCGCGAACTGCGCAACGTGGTGGAGCGGATGGTGCTGTTGGCGGACAAAGCCTGGCTGGACAGCGGGGATCTCGCCTTTTTCCTGCGCAAGCTGAAGCAGCGCGGGAAAACCGAGGCAGCGGAGGCGTCGTGGGCGGAGACTGAGCGCATGCTGATCCTCTCCACCTTGCAGCAAACCAATGGAAACAAGTCGGAAGCAGCCAAACGACTGGGGATGGACCGAACAACGCTGTGGCGCAAGCTGCGCAAACTGCAGCTCCGCTAG
- a CDS encoding cytochrome c oxidase assembly protein, with protein MMETEVESMLQQHGQHGLEHPVPAALPDFWSAWDGSGILISVAAAALYLTLFGPLRSRFSRSEPLTRRQLAMFGTAVAIFFVAAASPLHAYGMHVSFSAHMLQMSLLLFVLPPFVLQAIPPWAWRGLLRHNGLQKLLAVLTHPLCSLLLFNFLLTMYHLPAIFDTIFLDHTLHRLYQLLLALCALLLWWPVAPSLPQRKRLTPLQKIAYLFAGGAALLPACALLVFAGRPLYQAYEDAPPLVPFLTGLDDQQLGGILMKLIQELSFGCALWFAFLEWYRREQETERENQLPAEPLRNVPPVAAKPEAWREGLE; from the coding sequence ATGATGGAGACGGAGGTAGAAAGCATGCTGCAGCAACATGGTCAACACGGCCTAGAGCATCCCGTCCCAGCCGCGTTACCCGACTTTTGGAGCGCCTGGGATGGAAGCGGGATCCTCATCAGCGTCGCCGCCGCCGCTCTCTACTTGACCCTGTTCGGGCCGCTGCGCAGCCGCTTTTCCCGTTCCGAGCCGCTGACGCGGCGGCAGTTGGCGATGTTTGGCACGGCTGTGGCGATCTTCTTCGTCGCCGCGGCCAGTCCGCTGCATGCCTATGGCATGCACGTTTCGTTCAGTGCCCATATGCTGCAGATGTCGCTTCTGCTCTTTGTGCTGCCGCCTTTTGTCCTGCAAGCGATTCCGCCCTGGGCCTGGCGCGGCCTGCTGCGGCATAACGGGCTGCAAAAGCTGCTGGCCGTGCTGACCCATCCGCTGTGCTCGCTCCTATTATTTAATTTTTTGTTAACGATGTATCATCTTCCGGCGATTTTTGATACTATTTTCCTTGACCATACCTTGCACAGGTTGTACCAACTGCTGCTTGCGCTGTGCGCTCTTTTGCTGTGGTGGCCGGTCGCCCCTTCGCTCCCGCAGCGAAAACGGCTCACTCCGCTGCAAAAGATCGCCTACCTCTTCGCCGGAGGGGCGGCGCTGTTGCCGGCCTGCGCGCTGCTCGTTTTTGCCGGCAGGCCGCTCTATCAAGCGTACGAGGACGCGCCGCCGCTTGTGCCGTTTTTGACGGGGCTGGACGATCAGCAGTTGGGCGGCATCCTGATGAAGCTGATCCAGGAATTATCGTTTGGCTGTGCCCTGTGGTTCGCGTTTCTCGAATGGTACCGCAGAGAACAGGAAACAGAGAGAGAAAATCAGCTGCCGGCCGAACCGCTGCGGAATGTTCCGCCGGTCGCCGCCAAACCGGAAGCGTGGCGGGAAGGTTTGGAATAA
- a CDS encoding HPr family phosphocarrier protein, with protein sequence MEKQVTIQNKSGLHARPAAEFVKTASRFAAEISLVKDEKVVNAKSVIGVMSLAAAKGTTLTIRAEGPDAAEALDTLVKLIESRFGEE encoded by the coding sequence ATGGAGAAACAGGTAACGATCCAGAACAAGTCGGGACTGCACGCCCGCCCGGCAGCCGAGTTTGTGAAAACAGCGTCCCGCTTTGCGGCGGAGATCAGCTTGGTCAAAGATGAGAAGGTGGTAAACGCGAAAAGCGTGATCGGGGTGATGTCGCTCGCCGCGGCGAAAGGAACCACCCTCACGATTCGCGCCGAAGGGCCGGATGCGGCTGAGGCGCTGGATACGCTGGTCAAGCTGATCGAGAGCCGGTTCGGCGAAGAGTAA
- a CDS encoding S-layer homology domain-containing protein produces the protein MKRVLSVLLCTLLVLTMIPVASAKSGFRDVPRNHWAYEAIMEMAERGIIKGYEDGTFRPNSHITRAEFAKIMIAAAGIDITSVNKVKQTFADVDRDHWAFYYVELAKPYLTGYKIGDTYLYKPNEKALREDIAVALVRLKGYDKTTEPDLDVIERFRDEERISQNLRPFIAIAVETGLIKGFEDRTFRPLDPITRAEAASLIYRAKLNESKVVFPDEPTKPQEPQLPKNVSDSFSNNELDNWNTREASGTWQVINNRVTAYSSDADIEHYFLPLKWDEKSKPKKYELKVDVIPHRSEGHGGLFFNGKDGEAIAVTVEKEKLLVERVNGAEDDEPTTIASVDYDLKETNQLRIVVNGNTYGIYVNDTFLFGQANQSLDNTTLGLYLKKAAADELPREITYLDNFSFKVLN, from the coding sequence ATGAAGCGAGTCCTTTCTGTACTGCTTTGCACGCTGCTCGTACTCACCATGATCCCCGTCGCCTCAGCGAAGTCGGGCTTCCGCGACGTGCCCCGCAACCATTGGGCATACGAGGCGATCATGGAAATGGCGGAACGGGGAATTATCAAGGGCTACGAAGACGGAACGTTTCGCCCGAACAGCCACATCACCCGCGCGGAGTTTGCCAAAATCATGATCGCTGCAGCCGGAATCGACATCACCTCTGTGAACAAGGTGAAGCAGACCTTTGCGGACGTCGATCGCGATCACTGGGCCTTCTACTACGTTGAGTTGGCCAAACCGTACCTGACCGGTTACAAGATCGGCGACACCTATCTGTACAAACCCAATGAAAAAGCCTTGCGGGAGGATATCGCGGTCGCGCTGGTCCGCTTGAAAGGCTACGACAAGACAACCGAGCCGGACCTGGATGTGATTGAACGCTTCCGCGACGAGGAGCGGATCTCGCAAAACCTGCGCCCGTTCATCGCCATCGCGGTGGAAACCGGATTGATCAAAGGCTTTGAGGACCGCACCTTCCGCCCGCTCGATCCGATCACGCGGGCCGAAGCAGCTTCGCTGATCTACCGGGCCAAGCTGAATGAAAGCAAAGTGGTGTTCCCCGACGAACCGACGAAACCGCAGGAACCACAACTGCCCAAGAACGTCAGCGATTCCTTCTCCAACAACGAGCTGGACAACTGGAACACGCGGGAAGCCAGCGGCACCTGGCAGGTGATCAACAACCGCGTCACCGCCTACTCCAGCGATGCGGACATCGAACACTACTTCCTGCCGCTGAAGTGGGATGAAAAAAGCAAGCCGAAAAAGTATGAGCTGAAAGTTGACGTCATCCCGCACAGGTCGGAAGGTCACGGCGGTTTGTTCTTCAACGGGAAAGACGGAGAGGCGATCGCGGTCACCGTGGAAAAAGAGAAGCTCTTGGTGGAACGGGTGAATGGTGCGGAAGACGACGAGCCAACGACCATTGCCAGCGTCGACTACGACCTGAAAGAGACCAACCAACTGCGGATCGTGGTCAATGGCAACACCTACGGAATCTACGTGAACGACACGTTCCTGTTTGGTCAGGCGAACCAATCGCTGGACAACACAACGCTGGGACTGTACCTGAAAAAAGCGGCGGCCGATGAACTGCCGCGGGAAATCACCTACCTGGACAACTTTTCCTTTAAAGTGCTGAATTAG